A genome region from Haliotis asinina isolate JCU_RB_2024 chromosome 11, JCU_Hal_asi_v2, whole genome shotgun sequence includes the following:
- the LOC137256239 gene encoding uncharacterized protein gives MMTYTFAALCATLLVSVTVGANPASLSDLIKLQMPCPIFDCMYVACPSGQYKTNYVMMNGRKCPSCQTCVGTSSVTARKISTDILACPIFECMYCPGGKYTPNYVTVNGQSCPTCGTCLDTLSIAGREAQETDTECPAPMCAPTNECDQADLVVSYFDFNGKECPGCKTCPM, from the exons ATGATGACATATACATTTGCTGCTTTGTGTGCCACTCTTCTGGTGTCAG TTACGGTGGGGGCAAATCCCGCTAGTCTCTCAGATTTGATAAAG CTTCAGATGCCGTGTCCAATATTTGACTGCATGTACGTCGCGTGTCCAAGTGGTCAGTATAAAACCAATTATGTCATGATGAACGGCCGAAAATGCCCTTCATGCCAGACGTGTGTGGGAACATCTTCAGTAACAGCGAGGAAAATATCG ACAGATATTCTGGCGTGTCCTATTTTCGAATGCATGTACTGCCCAGGTGGAAAGTACACACCAAACTACGTCACCGTGAATGGTCAGTCTTGCCCGACCTGTGGTACCTGCCTCGACACCCTCTCCATCGCAGGCAGGGAAGCACAGGAgacg GATACGGAGTGCCCAGCCCCCATGTGTGCGCCGACCAATGAGTGTGACCAGGCGGACCTCGTGGTCAGCTACTTCGATTTCAACGGCAAAGAATGTCCCGGATGTAAAACGTGCCCGATGTAA
- the LOC137256127 gene encoding probable DNA double-strand break repair Rad50 ATPase has protein sequence MPKATGLQFFRKRQSLANLDFERPQSLPAVYEAVKEAVLGIEERLAMLELSFYGPGKTIEEEVKKWLPQIEAVIKPARYTELSCRRQVVEITERVHNATDKLMVDMHCLSAVHECVRKILTTLRLAFSDMILVIQKLQSYMNKYMLSFSAPLGDSYMETATNYEKQRQELSQAIQMNVDNITDMADKFEKEELHINHFDYWVKTVAERCDCMHASILMAFPAACENIRNVCTDIRKWLEADSSYSTYLTYDIEALESQRDTQIRKVRDLQVKVCNAEYKVKVIKKDITDADEELVRVGSKEKELQQEESYLMVAHHDVLFDLEIKEFRIEDMKRQSTKNNSREFNEAYDRLLSEINALKDKKPAIDRKLGDINKKMTWIREKQEKGRQRSSQLEEAKADLRQAKKTARKAEVELERVETCLTKLRDIHRIKTSPETLKKIFHKLPFTPRKFNATKKTDKLERACRITAAWVEGDWVKLYRALPFYPARGEETVGADIDNIFKNYMRHTVEEQAKQALCRWRRMHTRAKLEDLAGTLHEIRRKDIVDKIEEDFNARKKPHIQTPLVRTVHFPKLPVR, from the exons ATGCCCAAAGCCACCGGTCTTCAGTTTTTCAGGAAGCGCCAATCTTTGGCCAATTTAGACTTTGAGAGGCCACAGAGTCTACCGGCGGTGTACGAAGCCGTCAAAGAAGCCGTGCTGGGCATCGAGGAGCGTCTGGCCATGTTGGAGTTGTCGTTCTACGGGCCTGGAAAGACCATAGAGGAGGAAGTGAAGAAGTGGCTGCCTCAGATAGAGGCCGTGATCAAGCCTGCCCGCTACACAGAGCTGAGTTGTCGTCGGCAGGTAGTGGAGATCACAGAGAGAGTCCACAACGCGACGGACAAGCTGATGGTGGACATGCACTGTCTGTCTGCAGTGCATGAGTGTGTCAGGAAGATTCTTACAACTCTAAGACTTGCATTCTCGGACATGATCCTCGTCATACAGAAGCTTCAGTCGTACATGAACAAATACATGCTGAGCTTCAGTGCCCCTCTTGGCGACTCCTACATGGAGACCGCCACTAACTACGAAAAACAACGCCAGGAACTGTCACAGGCCATTCAGATGAATGTggacaatatcacagatatggcaGACAAGTTTGAGAAGGAAGAATTACATATCAATCATTTTGACTACTGGGTGAAGACGGTTGCGGAACGATGTGACTGCATGCATGCGTCAATACTCATGGCATTTCCTGCGGCCTGTGAGAACATTAGGAACGTGTGCACCGACATCCGGAAGTGGCTGGAGGCCGATAGCTCGTATTCCACCTATCTGACTTATGACATCGAGGCTCTGGAATCACAGCGAGACACTCAGATTCGGAAGGTGCGTGACCTGCAGGTGAAGGTGTGCAATGCCGAgtacaaggtgaaggtcatcaaGAAGGACATCACTGACGCTGACGAGGAGTTGGTTCGAGTCGGCAGCAAGGAGAAGGAACTACAGCAGGAGGAGAGTTATCTGATGGTTGCACACCATGACGTGCTGTTCGACCTCGAGATCAAGGAGTTCAG GATAGAGGACATGAAGCGCCAGTCCACGAAGAACAACAGCCGTGAGTTCAACGAGGCATATGACCGTTTGCTGAGTGAAATAAACGCCCTGAAGGACAAGAAGCCCGCCATTGACCGGAAATTGGGCGACATCAACAAGAAGATGACATGGATTCGCGAGAAGCAGGAGAAAGGGAGACAACGGTCTAGTCAGCTGGAAGAGGCCAAGGCAGACCTGAGACAGGCCAAGAAG ACGGCACGCAAGGCGGAGGTTGAGTTGGAGAGGGTAGAAACTTGTCTAACAAAGCTGAGGGACATTCATCGCATCAAAACAAGCCCGGAAACTCTGAAGAAAATCTTCCACAAACTGCCCTTCACTCCCCGGAAGTTCAATGCCACAAAGAAAACGG ATAAGTTGGAGCGAGCCTGCCGCATCACTGCTGCCTGGGTGGAGGGAGACTGGGTGAAGCTGTACCGCGCCCTCCCCTTCTACCCCGCTCGTGGGGAGGAGACTGTCGGAGCCGACATTGACAACATCTTCAAGAACTACATGCGACACACGGTAGAGGAACAAGCCAAGCAGGCACTATGTCGTTGGAGGCGGATGCACACACGGGCCAAGTTGGAGGACCTGGCTGGCACTTTACATGAAATTCGGCGGAAGGATATTGTTGACAAAATTGAGGAAGACTTCAATGCGAGGAAAAAGCCCCATATTCAGACACCTCTTGTAAGGACTGTTCACTTCCCTAAACTTCCGGTAAGGTAA